The Penicillium oxalicum strain HP7-1 chromosome V, whole genome shotgun sequence genomic interval agagaaagagaggccCGGTGAgatatttttcttctggAACACCCCCGCGCGCCTATCACGGAGCGCATCGGAGCCTGACAGCAGACTCAGCATAGTCCCCAATGattttcctcccctccagtATCTCACCACCACGCATTTTTCTCCCCATGGGGCCCGTGTAAGAGCCGTCTTCTAGACAAGGAACAGAAGAAGCacctttctttctttctttttttctgtctctttttttttcttcccttggGGAGTTGTGTTCTTCGATCTTTACAGAGACAGGACGTCTCGAATTTTTTTGTTGTCGCATCTTGGCTGCCCGTTCACTACTCTCTCCCGGCCCGAGACCTGCTGACACTTTGCTGCGCCAACAGCAAAACAAGGTGATCGTTCGTACGGACAGGATGCACCCCTCTGCTTCACCGATGGTGCTGCCAGAGCTCACCAGTGGGTCCAACTCACCCTCGATCTCGTCTCTGGATACCGCGTCGGATACCGAATCCGTGGCGATGTATGGGCCAGTACTGGGTCGGAGACAAATGTCTGGATCTGATTTTGCAGAGAGGAGCACACATGTTTCCGAAGTGGCGAGGGATCATGGCCGAAGTCCCATCATCCTGGGAGGCTCCACCGTGGGAAGATCACAGTCTCAAAGATCGACGTCGTCGTGGAGTACGGCAGCGGCGTCGCAGATCTCGGGAAATCCGTCCTTGGGGGAGTCCAGCATGAGCCGCCGCGACTGAATGGCGCAAGGAGAGATGACATGGTCAAATCAGGAAGATATACGTGTTTGTTCCATCCTCTGGACTGTCACGATGCCTTTGACGATGAGGCAGAATGGAGGACCCATGTCTTGAGCCATTTTCGGACGCACCCAACGCCAAAAACGGCACGATGTCCCATCTGCCCAGACACGGAGTTTGTCGACCAAGGTCTTGCTTCAGATCAATCTTCCAGATCTGACTCGGACTCGTTGACGTATCACGACCTGTCGGGCACTCTCTCCACGCGCCCAAAGGAGGTATCATCGCAGGGCTCTCCTgtctcagcctcggcctgGGATTGTCTGCTCAGCCATGTTGCCACGGAACATTACCAGCACGGTCAGACGCTGGCAGGAAGTAGACCGGACTTGAGCTCATGCGCTACATGTATGGGCGACGGATCATCACCGACGCCCAGTTCAAAGCAATTCAGTTGGCGCCTGCACCGTCGAGTCCGGCGTATCACCGCTCCCAGGATGGGGTGCGGGCAAATATTGGCTCTGCAGATGAGCCATACTGTGCGCCCTATAGTCGTCGACGAGAAGATAGAATGCGGGGGCAGCAAAGAGGGATCAGCTTGGTTCTTTGAACTGCGAGTGATCGACCTTGAATCCTCCGATGATGAAGCTTGAGGTACGAGATGGACCAGGTTGGAACTGAATTTATGGGATGTTTCCATGCCAAAGAAAAACGGAGGGAGCAGAATGATGTTGTGGGCGTCCTTGAGCGGTCTTGTATGATCATGTATTTCTTGCTGTTTTTGATtgattcccccccccccccttcttcttcatgcgTTTGTTTtcaggttttttttctttcccattcTTGAAGTTGTGTGTATATGAAATTGAATCGAATATCACGAGCTTGTCATTCAACACCTCACTCCATGCACATGCTCTTGAGCTAGTATGAGTCTGCGTGCTGCCAGTACTGGAGTCAGTCTGACAAGATCTGGAAATAGGTATCCGGGGGACTTACCAAGGTCGAGCAAAAATTCTTCATTTCTCTCATCTTGCAGCTGAAGAAGCATCTTCTTAGTCGCCAGGGATCAGAACTGCCAGGGCTTGTAAAGGTCATCTATTGACTTCTAGCTCCCTCTTCTGCGAGAGGCCGCATCACATGACAAATCAATAATGACAGATCAGATTGCTCCATCTCGTGAGGTGAAAGAtcggaaatggaaaaaaaagaggtatAATATGAGATGGATAAACCCATTAAAATACGGCAGAGACTGCTGTCTTTAAGAAAGCCGCGTCGATCGAGCGGTATAAACATCCATTGGGCTGGTGGATTCGGCGTAGGTGCAGTCCAGTCCATGAAGCACATCAATCTACTGGCCAGGTCTTCACCGCTAGTATCAATCGCGACAATCCATCATATTCTGTGTATATGAGATGGTCGCTGTACAGATTGGTTGGAAACTCACTGCAGGGTATATGCCCAATTGAAAATCCAAAGCTATCTTGGAGTCTAATACTTAGCACGAATCAGACAAACATAAGCTCAATAGGGAGACTAGGGAGGGTTTACAGGGACATATTTCACTTCTCCGTAAGTTTTTCGGCCAGATAGATGCTATATGGATGTGATTGCCCACATGATGCCCGTGGAAAATCAACAACGAGCATAGATAAAGGCATATAGTCTGAGGCACTtgcgtgtttttttttttttttgaaaatcaTGGCGCAGAGAGAAGTATGGAGAGAGTACGATAGAAGTGAGTCAAAGGTACTAGATAACATTAGTAAGTCTGTTATGTCCTTCATAACCTGGCAGCACTCATGATTGGCTTTGAAGACGGGGAATATGTGGCCAGAATCTACCTTGACTTCCAATCTTCGTATTAATTATCGTGATGAGTTCAAGATTGTCATCCAGAAATTCAAAATAAGTGTACTGATTCTCATGCAGAAATCGCTACTATGCGCCAAAGTGCAGACTAGAGTGGATCCGGGACCGACTCTTGGAAGTTCGTCTCGGAGGTACAAACAAACAAGACAAACACACCCGCCCTTGATGGTCATGTCCGGCTCGGCGCATTCGCCATGGATATCGCAAATTTGGCTGCTTGCTCAAACACAACCGACAGAGCTCCGAGCAGAATGCGAATGTGACCTTTGGAAAACAACTCCCTGACTGAGCATTCTTCCGACTGAGTTCTCTCCGCCATCCTCTGTGCGGCCgcccttcctcctccctcctaCCCCACATCCCACTTTCCGCAGACATGGAGCGATTATCACTCAACGAGACGGCTGGCAacgcgcagcagcagcaacagcagccaCAATcgcaacagcaacaacagagGCCCGGACAACAGAATGCGCTTGGTTCTGCGGTTCCTCAAGTTCCGCCAGGCCCTCCACAACTTCCCCCGCAGATGTTTACGACCGCCGCTCAGTTACTCGATTTGACTGATAGTACGTTGTGTGACGACATGGGCGATGGGTGCTCGTGATGCTCAATTTGAGTCTGGGCTTATTGTTGATCAACAGAAAAACTTGTACTGGTTCTGCGCGACGGAAGGAAATTGATAGGTGTGCTCCGAAGCTGGGATCAATTTGGTACGCTTGTTACACAACCCGACACCCAGAAACATGACGATCCGGGAACCAGGACTGACCAGGACCGCGTCCCGATGGGCACAAACGCCTCCCTTCTCTAGCAAACCTCGTTCTTCAAGATACGATTGAGAGAATCTATGCTGGCAATCTATATGCGGATGTTCCCCGCGGGATCTTCCTCGTGCGAGGCGAGAAcgtgctgctgctgggcgAAGTGGTAAGTCAGAGATCATATCTCAGCGCGCCCatgggaggagagaggagaagcgAAGAGATATCAGAGCCACTCTCGATCTTGCATTCCAATACTGACCCTCAATCGTCTAGGATCTGGACCGTGAAGATGACATCCCTTCCTCCGTGACCAAGGCTCCATTTGAGGAAGTTTTCgaattgaagaaaaaggaagataGCCGGCGCAAGGCAACTGATAAGAAGCGACATGGGGAGCTGCAGGCACTGGGCTTTGAGCCTGAGCACAGTGGCGAGATTTTGTTCTAAGGGATCATTGGTGCATATTTTGCTGGGGCGATCCTCCCCACGAGGCTTCGGGGATCAGAGTGAAGGCTATGTGTCGACCGAACCCGATAGGCGGCCCTGCAAGATGGGCCCGGGTCATGGGATGAACAATTTACAAAATCTCATGCATCCATGTCTTCTCGTTGAGACGCCCCAAGAAACAAGATGATTCCCTTGTCCTTGACAGGGCCGCCGGTCTGCACACTAGCCCTGAAGGATTCTCACGAACCGGAGAAAGAGAGCCTGCCGGGCCGTTTCAGACATGCTCTAGGGGAGAGCAACAGGGCTCTCTGAGGAACTTTGAATTAGAACTTGAATTTTGAGGACACGCTGTCTAGCCGATTGAATTTTCAGTCAAGCTTGCTAGAAATGTCTGAAGAGTGCGTTCAATGGATGACACATTTAATCCACGTGTGACCCCGGCAGAAATACATGGTAGGAAATTTTCAATTTGTAGTGTCGCCTGTGGCCATGAGGAACATGGAATTCTTTGATATTATTCATCAGGCTGGGAGATGTCGGTTTAAAAATGGTGTTCTTCATGACTTCGGTTGCTCCAGTGGCGCATCGCAATAATCGCCGGGCAAAAGATGGCGTGGAAGAGTGGGTTCATCCATTCTTATCGATAACCCGCCAAGAATCCGCtgtacctttttttttctcacgAGTTTTCTCCATCACCGCCAGAACAGCCTCCCCCGCACGCTTTTCTGTGCTTGTCCTTCTCGTCGTCCACAATCACCATGGCGACATTAGCGGAGAAGCttgagaagatcaagtcTCCCAAGCTGCAGAACCAGCACCACGTACGCTATCCTTCCCACGTCAAAGAGTCGTCTTGGTTCGGAGCCCAGTGGGCTAATCGCTAATTTTCGTAAAAATCGCAGACTGCCGTGGTGCTTTCTGCAGTAGAGGATACTCTCCGTGACCAAAAGGCCGACTTTTCCGCGACTGCGTATTTCGCAGCGCTtctcgctcttctctcccagTCTTTGACCGCCGAACAAGGCATTGTGAACAAGGATTTGGCTACATCCGTCGTGTACTTGCTCGACATCACCACGAGTTACGTGCCGGCTCCCATTCTTCGCTCCAAATTCTCCCAGATTCTCACCAGCCTCGCCCCGGCCCTGTCACTCCCCGAAGTTGAAGCGCCCCTCCTCCGACCGTCAATTGGGTGTCTGGAGTCGCTTCTTATTGCTCAAGATGCCGCGGCGTGGAACCTACCTCACACTCAGATCGGGCCGCGTCGTGCGACGGCGGGCCTGCTGAGCCTCTCAGTCGATCATCGACCCAAGGTCCGGAAGCGTGCTCAGGAGGCCTTGATCCAAGTCCTCAAGACCCCCCCTCCCAGCCCATCACTCGACCACCCTGCCGCAGACATGTGCGCAGAGTCTGCCATGAAGACCCTGAGCGACAGCATCCAGGCCGCTTccaagcagaagaagggaaagcaCGATGCGAACCGCGAGAACCACGAGCCGCTCATCATTCACTCTCTGCAACTGGTCAAGACCATCGCTACCGCATCCGGTGGTTGGCCGAGCAAAAAGATCGAGGCTCTGTGCGAGCTGCTGATGAATGCCTCCCGGTCGACCAACGAATATATTACCATGGGCGCGTTCGAGGTCTTTGAAGTCATTTTCGAGGGAATGGCTGATGAgttctcttcctccaaacTGCCCCGCCTTTTGGACGCCATCTCGGAGCTGAAGCCTGCCCAAAACGACTCACAGCTTCTGCCCCCATGGATTGCAGTTCTGTCTCGTGGATACGACGTTTCTGCACAAATCAACCCAGAGGATACATTCGATAAGCTACCGAGTCTGTTCGAGTTGATCTCTGGATTCTTGGCTTCCCCATCCCACAATATTCGAGTCTCGTCCTCCGAGTGTCTGATTTCATTCCTTCACAACTGCATTCCCGAGAGCGTCATCTTGGACGCCTCCGTGTATGACGAGAAGACCCTTGAAAAGCTGGCCGGTATGACTGGTGATCTTCTCTCCGTAAAGTACCAAGCCGCTTGGCAGGAGGTGTTCAACGTCTGCTCTGCCATGTTCGACTGCTTCAAGTGGCGCTCAAATCCGTTCCTGGTCGACGTGGTCACCACAATCGGCGAGCTGCGCAGCAATGAGGCTTTCCACGGAAAGAAGGAGGCTGACAGTGTTCTGGGTGCTGCAATTGAGGCCATGGGACCCCAAGCTGTTCTTGAGCTGTTGCCCCTGAACATCATTCAGCAGAAGAATGGCCAGCCCGGTCGCGTCTGGATGCTGCCGATTCTTCGTGATCATGTCACAAACACCAACCTCGGCCACTTCCGCTCGGAAATGGTACCTCTCAGTGAGGCTCTTTACCAAAAGATGATGGACTACAAGTCCTCGGAGAAGCCCGTGGAGACGAAAATCTTCGAGACCTTGGTTCAGCAGACTTGGGGCATTCTCCCCGGTTACTGTGAGCTGCCGCTTGATCTGATCGAGGCTTTTGATCAGTCATTCGCAGAGCTTTTGTCCAACGTTTTGTACAAGCAGACTGAGCTGCGTGTTGACATCTGTCGGGCTCTCCAGAATCTGGTGGAGTCAAACCAGGCTATTTTGTctgtggagaaggaggaggatgacctGATTCTGCAACGGCGCATCACCAAGGCCGCCGCCACGAAGAACCTGTCACATCTGGCCGGATTCGCCAGCAACCTGCTCGCTGTGCTGTTCAACGTTTACAGCCAGACCCTCCCTCACCACCGTGGTTACATTTTGCAATGTATCAATGCCTATCTGAGTATCACCCCGGAAAAGGTCAGTTACCTTGGATCTCTTTCACAGGGTCTTTCCCCTCATCAATCCCGTGTGTGGCTATTCTAACATTTCTTTCAGGAGCTGAATGAGACCTTCACCCGTGTGACTACGATGCTCGAATCATCCTTGGTGGAGGAGCAGAATGCGCCCGCCAAGCAGGCCTCAGCTGACAAGATGCCGCCCACCTCTCACACCTTGATCGATCTGGTCATTGCCATGTCGATCTATTTACCCCGGTCCAGCTTCAGCGGACTCTTCGCCATGGCCGCAGCTATTCTTGATGGTCCATCTGCTACCCCAGACCAGCAACTAATCAAGAAGGCATACAAGTTGATTCCCCGTCTCGCCTCGACGGAAACCGGTCGTGCCGCTTTGCAAGAGCGCAGCAGCGAGCTGCAGACTCTTTTGCTTGCCACTTCCGATAAGACTCCCGCATCTGGCCGACGAGACCGCATGCTTGCTATCGACGAGCTCATCACGAACCTGCCTACGTCGGATCTTCACTTTATCCCGTCCATCCTGTCGGAAGTCGTCCTTGGCTGCAAGGAAAGTAACGAAAAGGCTCGCACGGCTGCCTTTGACCTACTGATCCATTTGGCTCGCCGCACGATCGACCCTGAGCTAAACCCTGCTGGCACTGTGATCCGCAACTCATTGGTGCCTCACATGCCTGATGACTCGCCCGATGCCCCGGCCACTATCGAAGAGTTCTTTACTATGGTCTCCGCCGGGTTGGCTGGCTCATCACCCCACATGGTGGCCGCGTCCGTTACCGCTTTGTCGCGACTCTTCTTTGAGTTCTACAAAGATCTGCGATCAGAGGTCGTCTCTGATTTGGTTCAAACGGTCGAGCTTTTCCTCACCAGCAACAACCGAGAGATTGTTCGGTCTGTTCTAGGATTTGTGAAGGTTGCCGTTGTCATCTTGCCTGATGAGATTCTGCGTCCTCGCCTTTCCGCTCTGGTCCCTAACCTGATGGCTTGGAACAAGGAGCACAAGGGTCGTCTGCGCAGCAAGGTGAAGGGTATCATTGATCGTCTTGTGCGTCGCTTCGGTGCGCCCTTGATGGAGAACCTTGTCGGCGAGGAGGATCGCAAGCTTGTTGTCAACATTCGGAAGCAGCGTGAGCGTagcaagcgcaagaagaaggagggtGCTGCCggtgatgacgaggacgaggacgagaatGACAAGTCGCGTGGTCCGCAGTCCAGCAATGCCTTTGACAAGGCAGTCTATGGCTCGGATTCGTCCGACTccgaggacgatgacgatgatgcgAGCGTCATCGATGTCGACACCGAGGGGCAGGCCCGCATCAAGGGccgtggtgctggtggcaagaagaagtcTGCGCAGGGTAGCCAGTACATTCGTGAGATGTCCCCCGAAGACAATCCGCTTGATTTGCTGGCACCCGACGCTCTTGCGAACATTTCTACCACCAAACCCAGCCTGCGCTTCTTGAACACCGGCCCCGGATCCAAGAGGAAGCACGCTGCCAAGTTCGACGCCGATGGTCGCCTGATTCTCGGCGACGACAAGGCCGTGGATGTTGAAATGAGCGGAACCGCTCAGAGCGGGAG includes:
- a CDS encoding U6 snRNA-associated Sm-like protein LSm1, with the translated sequence MERLSLNETAGNAQQQQQQPQSQQQQQRPGQQNALGSAVPQVPPGPPQLPPQMFTTAAQLLDLTDKKLVLVLRDGRKLIGVLRSWDQFGPRPDGHKRLPSLANLVLQDTIERIYAGNLYADVPRGIFLVRGENVLLLGEVDLDREDDIPSSVTKAPFEEVFELKKKEDSRRKATDKKRHGELQALGFEPEHSGEILF